A genome region from Streptomyces antimycoticus includes the following:
- a CDS encoding response regulator transcription factor codes for MTNTVLLAEDDRAIRQALERALTLEGYRVTAVPDGIEALAAIHRERPDVVVLDVMMPGVDGLQVCRVLRAEGDRTPILMLTARVETADRIEGLDAGADDYVAKPFEVEEVFARLRALLRRAAPAEPPAPEDAAIDGVLEVADLHLDSSARRVWRGGTELELTRTEFDLLELLARNAGIVLDHTTIYARIWGYDFGPGSKNLAVYIGYLRRKVDPEGRTPLIHTVRGVGYTLREE; via the coding sequence GTGACCAACACCGTGCTGCTCGCCGAGGACGACCGTGCCATCCGCCAGGCGCTGGAACGCGCCCTGACCCTGGAGGGGTACCGCGTCACCGCCGTACCCGACGGGATAGAGGCGCTGGCGGCCATCCACCGCGAGCGCCCGGACGTGGTCGTCCTCGATGTGATGATGCCGGGCGTGGACGGGCTGCAGGTGTGCCGGGTGCTGCGCGCCGAGGGGGACCGGACCCCCATCCTGATGCTCACCGCGCGGGTCGAGACCGCCGACCGGATCGAGGGGCTGGACGCCGGGGCGGACGACTACGTGGCCAAGCCCTTCGAGGTCGAGGAGGTCTTCGCCCGGCTGCGCGCACTGCTGCGCCGCGCCGCCCCCGCCGAGCCGCCCGCACCGGAGGACGCCGCCATCGACGGCGTGCTGGAGGTCGCGGATCTGCACCTGGACTCCTCGGCGCGCCGGGTCTGGCGCGGCGGTACCGAGCTGGAGCTGACCCGCACCGAATTCGACCTGCTGGAGCTGCTGGCGCGCAACGCGGGCATCGTCTTGGACCACACCACCATCTACGCCCGCATCTGGGGCTACGACTTCGGCCCCGGATCGAAGAACCTCGCCGTCTACATCGGCTATCTGCGCCGCAAGGTCGATCCGGAGGGGCGTACCCCGCTGATCCATACGGTCCGCGGAGTCGGTTACACCCTGCGAGAGGAGTAA
- a CDS encoding MFS transporter, which yields MTDSAPPSQARTPWRAVFGGSIGNLVEWYDWFVYASFATYFAGAFFPKGNDTAQLLNTAGIFAVGFFMRPVGGWLLGRFADQRGRKAALTLTVTLMSASALLIAIAPTYDQVGYFGAAVLLVARLLQGLSVGGEYAASATYLTEASRPGGRGFVSSFQYVSMTMGQLIGLGLQIVLQHTMSDDALHSYGWRIPFIVGAVGAAVVFWLRRNLLETEVYTEEDAHQDERGTIAELLRHRKEAALVIALTMGGTVAYYTYTTYLTKYLSNTAGLSKSDASLVSFCALFLFMLLQPLAGSLSDRIGRRPLLITFGFGSMLGTVPIMTALSHTDTFTGALLLSLAALVIVTGYTSINAVVKAELFPTHVRALGVALPYALANALFGGTAEYVALWFKKGGAESGYYWYVSACAAVSLIVYLTMRETRDAALSRDRADDPAAPGKQRTTAV from the coding sequence GTGACCGACAGCGCTCCCCCGAGCCAAGCGCGCACACCCTGGCGAGCCGTCTTCGGCGGCTCGATCGGAAATCTCGTCGAGTGGTACGACTGGTTCGTCTACGCCAGTTTCGCCACCTACTTCGCCGGAGCCTTCTTCCCCAAGGGCAACGACACCGCACAGCTCCTCAACACCGCCGGGATCTTCGCGGTCGGCTTCTTCATGCGTCCCGTCGGCGGCTGGCTACTGGGCCGGTTCGCCGACCAGCGCGGCCGTAAGGCGGCGCTCACCCTGACGGTGACGCTGATGTCGGCCAGCGCGCTGCTCATCGCCATCGCCCCGACCTATGACCAGGTCGGCTACTTCGGCGCGGCCGTGCTGCTGGTGGCGCGGCTGCTGCAGGGGCTGTCGGTGGGCGGTGAGTACGCGGCCAGTGCCACCTATCTCACCGAGGCGTCCCGGCCCGGCGGCCGCGGTTTCGTCTCCAGCTTCCAGTACGTGTCGATGACGATGGGCCAGCTGATCGGTCTCGGTCTCCAGATCGTGCTGCAGCACACCATGTCCGATGACGCGCTGCACTCCTACGGCTGGCGCATTCCGTTCATCGTCGGCGCCGTGGGCGCGGCGGTGGTCTTCTGGCTGCGGCGCAATCTGCTGGAGACCGAGGTCTACACCGAGGAGGACGCCCACCAGGACGAACGGGGGACGATCGCCGAGCTGCTGCGCCACCGCAAGGAGGCGGCGCTCGTCATCGCGCTGACCATGGGCGGCACGGTCGCGTACTACACGTACACCACCTATCTCACCAAGTACCTGTCGAACACGGCCGGTCTGAGCAAGTCGGACGCGTCACTGGTGAGCTTCTGTGCCCTGTTCCTGTTCATGCTGTTGCAGCCGCTGGCCGGATCGCTCTCGGACCGGATCGGGCGCCGTCCGCTGCTGATCACCTTCGGCTTCGGCTCCATGCTCGGCACCGTCCCCATCATGACCGCGCTGTCGCACACCGACACCTTCACCGGGGCGCTGCTGCTCTCGCTCGCGGCGCTGGTCATCGTCACCGGTTACACCTCGATCAACGCCGTGGTGAAGGCCGAGCTGTTCCCCACTCATGTCCGGGCGCTCGGGGTGGCCCTGCCGTACGCGCTGGCGAACGCGCTGTTCGGCGGCACCGCCGAGTATGTGGCGCTGTGGTTCAAGAAGGGCGGTGCGGAGTCCGGGTACTACTGGTACGTCTCGGCGTGTGCGGCCGTCTCGCTCATCGTCTACCTCACCATGCGGGAGACCCGCGACGCCGCCCTCTCCCGGGACCGCGCGGACGACCCGGCCGCCCCGGGGAAGCAGCGGACGACCGCGGTGTGA
- a CDS encoding HAMP domain-containing sensor histidine kinase, with amino-acid sequence MVRFPPLRRGRPSLRTTFALSFAAAASVVTLLVGGLSYDAAAGLVRVDQQTAFDDVVRDLRGEVRSEKVILRQYPTESTVPVPYDLRDDLRRISRMDVQVINGNGTVYDAGKPKLPVSADDRITAASRTSGTVVRREIGIGGEQYRMATVAVGDGTGAVQVAQQISDTEDLLRELQKRTALFVVAVILAAGLAGWWLAGRITRRLVRLTRVAESVAATGRMQVAVPVAGDDEVGRLGRAFDGMLGRLARSKDDQRRLVEDAGHELRTPLTSLRTNISLLRRFEELPGPAREDLLADLAGETRELTDLVNELVELAAGQRDDEPRTEVSLAEVATTAATLARRRTGREITVRADGDTRLTGRPATLQRAISNLVENAAKFDRDGTEPVEVMITGRRVEVLDRGPGIAEEDRERVFDRFYRAPGARSLPGSGLGLAIVREVALAHGGTVFARPRPGGGAVLGFTVGDGTEEP; translated from the coding sequence ATGGTGCGGTTTCCACCGCTCCGCCGTGGGCGGCCCAGTCTGCGGACCACCTTCGCGCTCTCGTTCGCGGCGGCGGCCTCCGTGGTCACCCTCCTGGTCGGCGGCCTCAGCTACGACGCCGCGGCCGGGCTGGTGCGGGTCGACCAGCAGACGGCGTTCGACGACGTGGTCCGCGATCTGCGCGGCGAGGTCCGCAGCGAGAAGGTGATCCTGCGGCAGTACCCCACCGAGTCCACCGTGCCCGTCCCCTACGACCTGCGGGACGATCTGCGCCGGATCAGCCGGATGGATGTCCAGGTGATCAACGGCAACGGCACGGTCTACGACGCGGGCAAGCCCAAGCTGCCGGTTTCCGCCGACGACCGGATCACCGCCGCCTCCCGCACATCGGGCACCGTCGTACGGCGCGAGATCGGCATCGGCGGAGAGCAGTACCGCATGGCCACGGTGGCCGTGGGCGACGGCACCGGCGCGGTCCAGGTGGCCCAGCAGATCAGCGACACCGAGGATCTGCTGCGCGAACTCCAGAAGCGCACCGCGCTGTTCGTGGTCGCCGTCATCCTGGCCGCCGGGCTGGCCGGCTGGTGGCTGGCCGGGCGGATCACCCGGCGGCTGGTGCGGCTGACCCGGGTCGCCGAGAGCGTGGCCGCGACCGGCCGGATGCAGGTGGCGGTGCCGGTCGCCGGGGACGACGAGGTGGGCCGCCTCGGGCGGGCCTTCGACGGCATGCTGGGCCGGCTCGCGCGCTCCAAGGACGACCAGCGGCGGCTGGTCGAGGACGCCGGGCACGAGCTGCGCACCCCGCTCACCTCGCTGCGCACCAATATCTCGCTGCTGCGCCGCTTCGAGGAGCTGCCGGGGCCCGCGCGCGAGGATCTGCTGGCCGATCTGGCGGGGGAGACCCGGGAGCTGACGGACCTCGTCAATGAGCTGGTGGAGCTGGCGGCCGGGCAGCGGGACGACGAACCCCGTACGGAGGTCTCGCTGGCGGAGGTGGCCACCACCGCCGCGACCCTCGCCCGGCGCCGGACCGGCCGGGAGATCACCGTACGCGCCGACGGCGACACCCGGCTGACGGGTCGCCCGGCCACCCTGCAGCGCGCGATCTCCAATCTGGTGGAGAACGCCGCCAAGTTCGACCGGGACGGCACCGAGCCCGTCGAGGTGATGATCACCGGCCGCCGGGTGGAGGTCCTGGACCGGGGCCCCGGCATCGCCGAGGAGGACCGCGAGCGTGTCTTCGACCGCTTCTACCGCGCGCCCGGCGCGCGCAGCCTGCCCGGTTCGGGGCTGGGCCTGGCCATCGTGCGCGAGGTCGCCCTCGCACACGGCGGCACCGTCTTCGCCCGGCCGCGCCCGGGCGGGGGCGCGGTATTGGGCTTCACGGTCGGCGACGGCACCGAGGAGCCGTGA
- a CDS encoding SAM-dependent methyltransferase has protein sequence MTDYGLAPDQIDTTKPHPARMYDFYLNGKDHYEVDAEAAGRVLEVYPTVRLNATVNRAFIHRATRWLAREAGIRQFLDIGTGIPTEPNLHQVAQGVAPEARVVYTDYDPIVLAYAQALLVGTPEGRTSYVQADVRDPQRIMSAPELHETLDLDQPVAISVNALFHFIPEEDKPYEIIRELMAPLAPGSYLMLTHSTHDFSAETWRNVIQVYKESGISFTTRSQSEVGAFFDGLELIDPGVSEPHHWNPDPDDRPETIRSADINMWAGVARKP, from the coding sequence GTGACCGACTACGGGCTCGCCCCTGACCAGATCGACACCACCAAGCCGCACCCGGCTCGGATGTACGACTTCTACCTCAACGGCAAGGACCACTACGAGGTCGACGCCGAGGCCGCCGGGCGGGTGCTGGAGGTCTATCCCACCGTCCGGCTCAACGCCACCGTCAACCGGGCCTTCATCCACCGCGCCACCCGCTGGCTGGCCCGGGAGGCCGGGATCCGGCAGTTCCTCGACATAGGCACCGGCATACCCACCGAGCCCAATCTCCACCAGGTCGCCCAGGGCGTCGCCCCGGAGGCCCGGGTGGTCTACACCGACTACGACCCCATCGTGCTGGCCTATGCCCAGGCGCTGCTCGTCGGCACCCCCGAGGGCCGTACGTCCTATGTGCAGGCGGATGTGCGCGATCCCCAGCGGATCATGAGCGCCCCCGAGCTGCATGAGACGCTGGACCTGGACCAGCCGGTGGCGATCTCCGTGAACGCGCTCTTCCACTTCATCCCGGAGGAGGACAAGCCGTACGAGATCATCCGCGAGCTGATGGCGCCCCTGGCCCCGGGCAGCTATCTGATGCTGACCCACTCCACGCATGACTTCTCGGCGGAGACCTGGCGGAACGTCATCCAGGTCTACAAGGAGAGCGGCATCTCCTTCACCACCCGCTCCCAGAGCGAGGTCGGGGCCTTCTTCGACGGTCTGGAGCTGATCGATCCGGGTGTGTCGGAGCCCCACCACTGGAACCCGGACCCCGACGACCGCCCGGAGACCATCCGCAGCGCGGACATCAACATGTGGGCGGGAGTGGCCCGGAAGCCCTAG
- a CDS encoding ATP-binding protein, whose protein sequence is MAVALRQRSTMAHHPNSGSVDSALRQERFQLSSRGASVALARHRVRSRVLEWGFQEDLCESAELVMSELFTNALVHTGSEQILCVLRAHERRMLYIEVADQGGGPAVPTPREAGLEDECGRGLALVRALADAWGDRPGVNGGRVVWAQMSVTTGR, encoded by the coding sequence ATGGCCGTGGCATTGCGTCAACGCTCGACGATGGCCCACCACCCGAACTCCGGGAGCGTTGACTCCGCCCTCCGTCAGGAGAGGTTCCAGCTGTCTTCCAGAGGCGCCTCGGTCGCCCTCGCCCGGCACCGGGTGCGCTCACGCGTACTGGAGTGGGGCTTCCAGGAGGATCTCTGCGAGTCCGCCGAGCTGGTGATGTCCGAGCTGTTCACCAACGCCCTGGTGCACACCGGAAGCGAGCAGATCCTCTGTGTGCTGCGCGCCCATGAGCGGCGCATGCTCTATATCGAGGTCGCCGACCAGGGCGGCGGACCGGCCGTCCCCACGCCGAGGGAGGCCGGTCTCGAGGACGAGTGCGGACGCGGACTCGCGCTGGTCCGCGCCCTGGCCGACGCGTGGGGGGACCGGCCGGGCGTGAACGGTGGACGGGTGGTCTGGGCTCAGATGAGCGTGACCACCGGCCGCTGA
- a CDS encoding helix-turn-helix domain-containing protein: MGEARSAPTVGQMVLGMRLRDLREKAGVSYDQAARALHVNQTTVRRMEKAEVGLKLPYVEKLLQTYGAEQEEIDSFLALAEEANRPGWWHRFRDVLPDWFSLYVSLEGVASRIRAYEPHFVPGLLQTEEYARTLLSIGFPHGSSQELDRRVALRMERQELLSRPDGPHLWVVMDETVLRLSIGGPQVMRAQIDHLIESSQKPNVTLQVVPFSAGPHPGMGGPFQLFRFQIPELPDIVYAEGLTGAGYLDQRSDVAAYLEALDRMGTQATPARRTESFLRGIRKEL, encoded by the coding sequence GTGGGTGAAGCGCGATCTGCCCCGACCGTCGGGCAGATGGTCCTCGGCATGAGGCTGCGGGACCTTCGCGAGAAAGCCGGCGTCAGCTACGACCAGGCTGCCAGGGCGCTGCACGTCAACCAGACCACGGTGCGCAGGATGGAGAAGGCCGAGGTCGGCCTGAAACTCCCCTACGTCGAGAAGCTGCTGCAGACCTATGGCGCCGAACAGGAAGAGATCGACTCCTTCCTCGCGCTCGCCGAGGAGGCCAACAGACCGGGCTGGTGGCACCGGTTCCGCGATGTGCTGCCGGACTGGTTCAGTCTCTATGTGAGCCTCGAGGGCGTGGCGAGCCGTATCCGCGCCTACGAGCCGCATTTCGTCCCCGGACTCCTGCAGACCGAGGAGTACGCCCGCACGCTGCTCTCCATCGGCTTCCCGCACGGGTCCAGCCAGGAGCTCGACCGCCGGGTGGCGCTGCGGATGGAGCGCCAGGAGCTGCTCAGCCGCCCGGACGGACCGCATCTGTGGGTGGTGATGGACGAGACGGTGCTCCGGCTGTCCATCGGCGGTCCCCAGGTGATGCGCGCCCAGATCGACCACCTGATCGAGTCGTCACAAAAGCCCAACGTCACCCTTCAGGTGGTGCCGTTCTCCGCCGGCCCGCACCCGGGCATGGGCGGACCCTTCCAGCTCTTCCGGTTCCAGATCCCGGAACTGCCGGACATCGTCTACGCCGAGGGCCTGACCGGCGCCGGCTATCTCGACCAACGTTCCGATGTGGCCGCCTATTTGGAGGCCCTGGACCGCATGGGCACCCAGGCCACACCGGCGCGGCGCACGGAGAGTTTTCTCCGTGGGATTCGCAAGGAGCTCTGA
- a CDS encoding DUF397 domain-containing protein, which yields MPAKHLGTEGWAKPWSGPNGGACVEALRLHDGRVALRQSTDPDGPALIYTHHEIERFIQGAKAGAADFLLTRPDPNLTSSAGTAPERRAA from the coding sequence ATGCCGGCCAAACATCTGGGGACCGAAGGCTGGGCCAAGCCGTGGAGCGGTCCCAACGGCGGTGCCTGCGTGGAGGCCCTGAGGCTGCACGACGGGCGGGTCGCCCTGCGTCAGTCGACCGATCCCGACGGCCCTGCCCTGATCTACACCCACCATGAAATCGAGAGGTTCATCCAAGGTGCCAAGGCCGGCGCCGCGGACTTCCTGCTCACACGTCCAGACCCCAACCTGACCTCCTCGGCGGGTACCGCACCGGAACGGAGGGCCGCGTGA